In the Sandaracinus amylolyticus genome, TGCGGGAAGAACGACACGAACGCGAGGAACGCCGGGAGATCGCGGGTCGCGCGCAGCTCACCGCGATAGACGTCGATCGTGTAGCTCAGCGTCTGGAACGTGTAGAAGCTGATCCCGACCGGCAACACGATGCCGAGCGTCGCTGGGTGCGCCTCGAGCCCCGCGCTGCGCAGGAGCGTCGCGAACGACTCGATGCCGAAGTCGAGATACTTGAACGTCCCGAGCATCCCGAGGTTCGCGAAGAGGCTCACGCCGAGCCAGAAGCGACGGCGATGGCCTCGCTCGATCGCGAGCGCAGCGGCGTAGTCGAGCAGGCTCGTCGCGACGAGGAGACCGAGAAAGCGCCAGTCCCACCACGCGTAGAAGAAGTAGCTCGCAGCGACGATGAACGCGTTCTGTCCGCGGTGAGGCAGCGCCCAATACACCGCGTAGACGATTGGCAGGAAGATCAGGAACGGAATCGAGTCGAACGTCATCGGCCGCCGCGCGCCGCGCTGGAGAGCAGCGCGGGCGACGCGGATGGTGCGAGCGGAGCACGTGCAGAGCAAGCACGCTCAGCGCGTGTAGATCCCGACGAGATCGCCGCACGCGAGCACCTTTCCGCGCATCGCGTGGACGACCTGATCGCGCGTCGCGCCGGGGCCGAGGCCGGTGGGCGCGTCGAGCGCGAAGAGCTGGAAGTGATAGCGGTGCGGGCCGTGGCCCTGCGGCGGGTGCGGGCCGAGCCAGCCCTCCTCGCGCACCGAGCTCCGACCCTGGATCGCACCGCGCGGCGAGTCGCCGATCGCGATCCCCGCGTCGACCGACGTGACGTCGGGCGAGATGCGATAGACGACCCAGTGCGCGAACGGCTTGCGCTTCGGGATGTCGGGATCTTCGCAGAGCAGCACGAGCTCCTTCGTGCCGGCGGGCGCGGGCGTCCACGCGAGCGCGGGAGAGACGTTGCGGCCCTCCGAGTCGGTGTGCACCGCGGGGATGAGCGCCTCGTGACGGAAGGACTCGCTGTGCACCCGCATCGTCTCGGGCGCGCGCAACACGTTCTTCGCGAGGTTGCGCTCGCCCGCGCGCACGCCGCGCAGAGCCCGACCTGCGAGGCGCGCGAGGCCGTCGATCAGCTGCATGGGTTCCTCCTGCGGAGCGGCGGAGCAAAGCGAGGACCGCGCGCGGTCGGTCGCGCAAGAGCTGCTCGGTACGCGAGCCTTGCGTGGAGAGCGCGACGAATTCGTGAATGATTCCGCGGTGCCACTGGCCCGCGCCGATTGCACCGGAGCGCCCCGCGATAGGCGGAGAGAAGAGATGCGCTCGGGTGCGTTCGTGGTGGTGGTGGTGATGATCGGGATCGCGTCGACGGCGCGTGCGAGCGATCCCCAGGCGCTCGAGCTGGGGGGCGACGGGTTCGCCACGACGGTCGGCGAGCACACCACGCAGTACGCGATCGATCGCGCGCACGCCGGGCGCGCGCACAACGTGGAGCTCGCGGCGTCGCGGCTCGACGGAGCCGTCCTCGCGCCGGGCGAGGAGCTCTCGTTCAACGATCGCGTCGGCGAGCGCACGCGGCGCGCGGGGTTCCGCGAGGCGCCGGAGATCGCCGATGGCCACGTGACCTCGGGCTACGGCGGCGGCGTGTGTCAGGTCGCGTCGACGCTGCACGTGGCGGCGCTGCGCGCCGACCTCGACGTGCTCGAGCATCGCACTCACAGCTTCGTGTCGACGTACGCGTCGCCCGGGCTCGACGCGACGGTGTCGTTCGGTCGCATCGACTACCGGGTGCGCAACCCGCACGCGTTCCCGGTGCGGGTGCGCGCGAGCGCGGCGGGCGGCGCGCTGCGGGTGTGGATCGAGGGCGCACACGAGGTGCGATCGTCCGACGTGCAGGTGATGATCGCGCGGCGCATCCGACGCGGCGAGCAGGTGAGCGAGGACGCGCGGCTCGCGCCGGGCGCGCGGGTGGTCGACGAGCGCGGGCGCGATGGTGCGGTCGCGATCGTGACGGTCACGCGCCCCGACGGCACGACGCGCGAAGAGCGCATGCGCTACGACGCGATGCCGCGCGTGGTGCGCGTCGGACCGCGCTGATCACACGAGCTCGAAGGGCGAGCCCATCGGAGTGCGCTCGCTCGCCGACGCAGCGCGCGATGCGCCGCACGCGACGACGATCCACGCGGTGAGCGCGAGGAGCAGCCAGCGCAGCGCGGGACGGTACGAGCGGGTGCGGACGTGCGAGCGGAGCATGGGGCCTCGCGCTCCGTGCCCGCACCCGCGCGACGCGTTCACGAGAAGGTCGCGAAAAAAGTTGAGCCGGTCCGGGCGCCTGGTGGGCACGGTAGAAACACAGCCCGGAGCAACACCTGATGATGTCCATCCCTCCGCGCCGGCTCGCGCGGGTGCTCGCGTTCACGTCCTGCCTCCTCTCGCTCGCTGCGTGCAGCGAGGGCGATCCACTGCTCACCGACGTCGACGGCAGCGTCGCGACCGATGCCGGCGATGCCGGCGGCGGCGCGAACGATGCGGGACGCAGCGACGCGGGCGGGCACGACGCGGGCGCGCCCGATGCGGGCAGCGACGCGGGCCCGCCGTGCTCCGAGATCGAGCCCACCACGCCGAGCGATCCCGCGACCGGCGCGTGGGCCGAGGGATATGCGAACCCCGGCGTCGGTGGCGGCAACGCGTACGTGAGCGCGTTCGCGTTCGGCGCGAGCGGCGTGGTCTACGTCGGCGGCAACTTCACCAG is a window encoding:
- a CDS encoding YbhB/YbcL family Raf kinase inhibitor-like protein gives rise to the protein MQLIDGLARLAGRALRGVRAGERNLAKNVLRAPETMRVHSESFRHEALIPAVHTDSEGRNVSPALAWTPAPAGTKELVLLCEDPDIPKRKPFAHWVVYRISPDVTSVDAGIAIGDSPRGAIQGRSSVREEGWLGPHPPQGHGPHRYHFQLFALDAPTGLGPGATRDQVVHAMRGKVLACGDLVGIYTR
- a CDS encoding VanW family protein; this translates as MRSGAFVVVVVMIGIASTARASDPQALELGGDGFATTVGEHTTQYAIDRAHAGRAHNVELAASRLDGAVLAPGEELSFNDRVGERTRRAGFREAPEIADGHVTSGYGGGVCQVASTLHVAALRADLDVLEHRTHSFVSTYASPGLDATVSFGRIDYRVRNPHAFPVRVRASAAGGALRVWIEGAHEVRSSDVQVMIARRIRRGEQVSEDARLAPGARVVDERGRDGAVAIVTVTRPDGTTREERMRYDAMPRVVRVGPR